Proteins from a single region of Clupea harengus chromosome 5, Ch_v2.0.2, whole genome shotgun sequence:
- the cbfa2t2 gene encoding protein CBFA2T2 isoform X1 — MVGIPGAFHYSGVKKVSAMPGSPVDVKTHSRPAPSAMPPLPSINPSGPRPASFSSTALTNGMNHSPPTLNAVPSPPQRYSNGPSSSSSSSLANQQLPATCGARQLSKLKRFLTTLQQFGNDISPEIGESVRNLVLALVNSTVTIEEFHSRLQEATNFPLRPFVIPFLKANLPLLQRELLHCARAAKQTPAQYLSQHEHVLLSTALPSPPDSSELLLEPREDKRHSPNRGKENGFHERPPAPLEPPTKRICTISPAPRHSPAHPLPLASQVHPTPPPLQHYAIDDIAAPHPLYREPHRILELRELKDRPRLPGTNGAYREESVDHRLTEREWADEWRHLDHVLNCIVDMVEKTRRSVNVLRRCQEADREELNYWRRRLSEQEDPRKAGPGAPPFSKTHSPHTAEALSSEAQRDFPNHPGSTYVPEEIWRKAEEAVNDVKRQAMDEVQKAVAEAEQKAFEMITAERAKMEKTLADTKRKAAEDAIQVINEQEDSSECCWNCGRKASETCSGCNAARYCGSFCQHKDWERHHVICSPSLQAQPKPLSALSTRILAKAPESAPAPSPGGLEKSASGTSRASTPSTPTASTPEANRH; from the exons ACAGTGGAGTGAAGAAGGTCTCTGCCATGCCCGGTTCCCCTGTGGATGTGAAGACTCATTCCAGACCGGCACCCTCCGCCATGCCTCCTCTACCGTCCATCAACCCCAGTGGCCCCCGGCcggcctccttctcctccacagCGC TGACCAACGGGATGAACCACTCTCCGCCCACCCTCAACGCagtcccctcccccccacagcGCTACAGCAACggcccgtcctcctcctcctcttcctcgctggCCAACCAGCAGCTGCCCGCCACCTGCGGCGCCCGGCAGCTCAGCAAGCTCAAGCGCTTCTTGACCACGCTACAGCAGTTCGGCAACGACATCTCGCCCGAGATCGGGGAGAGCGTGAGGAACCTGGTGCTGGCCCTGGTG AACTCCACTGTGACCATTGAAGAGTTCCACTCCAGACTCCAAGAGGCAACCAATTTCCCCCTGCGGCCATTCGTCATTCCTTTCTTAAAG gcCAACCTGCCCCTGTTGCAGAGGGAGCTGCTGCACTGTGCACGCGCTGCCAAGCAGACCCCGGCGCAGTACCTGTCCCAGCACGAGCACGTCCTGCTCAGCACCGCCCTGCCCTCGCCGCCCGACTCCAgcgagctgctgctggagccgCGGGAGGACAAGAGACACAGCCCCAACAG GGGAAAGGAGAATGGCTTTCACGAGCGGCCCCCGGCCCCTCTGGAGCCCCCAACTAAACGCATCTGCACCATCAGTCCCGCGCCCCGTCACAGCCCCGCCCACCCGCTCCCGCTGGCCAGTCAGGTCCACCCCACGCCCCCGCCCCTCCAGCATTACGCCATCGACGACATCGccgccccccaccctctctACAGAGAGCCCCACAGGATACTGGAGCTGAGGGAGCTCAAAGACAGACCCCGTCTGCCag GCACAAATGGAGCCTACCGTGAGGAGTCAGTGGACCACAGGCTGACTGAAAGAGAGTGGGCAGATGAGTGGAGACATCTCGACCAT GTTCTGAACTGCATCGTGGACATGGTGGAGAAGACCCGGCGCTCGGTCAACGTGCTGCGGCGCTGCCAGGAGGCCGACCGCGAGGAGCTCAACTACTGGAGGCGGCGCCTCAGTGAACAGGAAGACCCCCGCAAGGCTGGACCAGGGGCTCCCCCCTTCTCCAAGAcccacagcccacacacagcGGAGGCCCTCAGCTCAG AGGCGCAGAGAGACTTCCCAAACCACCCAGGATCTACTTATGTGCCTGAAGAGATCTGGAGGAAAGCCG aGGAGGCAGTGAACGATGTGAAGCGGCAGGCCATGGATGAGGTGCAGAAGGCCGTGGCAGAGGCCGAACAGAAGGCCTTTGAGATGATTACAGCGGAGAGAGCTAAGATGGAGAAGACACTGGCCGACACCAAGAGGAAGGCCGCAGAGGATGCCATCCAGGTCATCAACGAACAGGAGGACTCCAGCGAA TGCTGCTGGAACTGCGGGCGGAAGGCCAGCGAGACCTGCAGCGGCTGCAACGCGGCGCGCTACTGCGGCTCCTTCTGCCAGCACAAGGACTGGGAACGCCACCACGTCATCTGCAGCCCCAGCCTGCAGGCCCAGCCCAAGCCCCTGTCCGCCCTCAGCACGCGCATCCTGGCCAAGGCCCCCGAGAGCGCCCCGGCCCCCAGCCCCGGAGGCCTGGAGAAGTCCGCTTCCGGCACCTCCAGGGCCTccacaccctccacccccaccgccTCCACCCCGGAGGCCAACAGACACTAG
- the cbfa2t2 gene encoding protein CBFA2T2 isoform X2 — translation MPGSPVDVKTHSRPAPSAMPPLPSINPSGPRPASFSSTALTNGMNHSPPTLNAVPSPPQRYSNGPSSSSSSSLANQQLPATCGARQLSKLKRFLTTLQQFGNDISPEIGESVRNLVLALVNSTVTIEEFHSRLQEATNFPLRPFVIPFLKANLPLLQRELLHCARAAKQTPAQYLSQHEHVLLSTALPSPPDSSELLLEPREDKRHSPNRGKENGFHERPPAPLEPPTKRICTISPAPRHSPAHPLPLASQVHPTPPPLQHYAIDDIAAPHPLYREPHRILELRELKDRPRLPGTNGAYREESVDHRLTEREWADEWRHLDHVLNCIVDMVEKTRRSVNVLRRCQEADREELNYWRRRLSEQEDPRKAGPGAPPFSKTHSPHTAEALSSEAQRDFPNHPGSTYVPEEIWRKAEEAVNDVKRQAMDEVQKAVAEAEQKAFEMITAERAKMEKTLADTKRKAAEDAIQVINEQEDSSECCWNCGRKASETCSGCNAARYCGSFCQHKDWERHHVICSPSLQAQPKPLSALSTRILAKAPESAPAPSPGGLEKSASGTSRASTPSTPTASTPEANRH, via the exons ATGCCCGGTTCCCCTGTGGATGTGAAGACTCATTCCAGACCGGCACCCTCCGCCATGCCTCCTCTACCGTCCATCAACCCCAGTGGCCCCCGGCcggcctccttctcctccacagCGC TGACCAACGGGATGAACCACTCTCCGCCCACCCTCAACGCagtcccctcccccccacagcGCTACAGCAACggcccgtcctcctcctcctcttcctcgctggCCAACCAGCAGCTGCCCGCCACCTGCGGCGCCCGGCAGCTCAGCAAGCTCAAGCGCTTCTTGACCACGCTACAGCAGTTCGGCAACGACATCTCGCCCGAGATCGGGGAGAGCGTGAGGAACCTGGTGCTGGCCCTGGTG AACTCCACTGTGACCATTGAAGAGTTCCACTCCAGACTCCAAGAGGCAACCAATTTCCCCCTGCGGCCATTCGTCATTCCTTTCTTAAAG gcCAACCTGCCCCTGTTGCAGAGGGAGCTGCTGCACTGTGCACGCGCTGCCAAGCAGACCCCGGCGCAGTACCTGTCCCAGCACGAGCACGTCCTGCTCAGCACCGCCCTGCCCTCGCCGCCCGACTCCAgcgagctgctgctggagccgCGGGAGGACAAGAGACACAGCCCCAACAG GGGAAAGGAGAATGGCTTTCACGAGCGGCCCCCGGCCCCTCTGGAGCCCCCAACTAAACGCATCTGCACCATCAGTCCCGCGCCCCGTCACAGCCCCGCCCACCCGCTCCCGCTGGCCAGTCAGGTCCACCCCACGCCCCCGCCCCTCCAGCATTACGCCATCGACGACATCGccgccccccaccctctctACAGAGAGCCCCACAGGATACTGGAGCTGAGGGAGCTCAAAGACAGACCCCGTCTGCCag GCACAAATGGAGCCTACCGTGAGGAGTCAGTGGACCACAGGCTGACTGAAAGAGAGTGGGCAGATGAGTGGAGACATCTCGACCAT GTTCTGAACTGCATCGTGGACATGGTGGAGAAGACCCGGCGCTCGGTCAACGTGCTGCGGCGCTGCCAGGAGGCCGACCGCGAGGAGCTCAACTACTGGAGGCGGCGCCTCAGTGAACAGGAAGACCCCCGCAAGGCTGGACCAGGGGCTCCCCCCTTCTCCAAGAcccacagcccacacacagcGGAGGCCCTCAGCTCAG AGGCGCAGAGAGACTTCCCAAACCACCCAGGATCTACTTATGTGCCTGAAGAGATCTGGAGGAAAGCCG aGGAGGCAGTGAACGATGTGAAGCGGCAGGCCATGGATGAGGTGCAGAAGGCCGTGGCAGAGGCCGAACAGAAGGCCTTTGAGATGATTACAGCGGAGAGAGCTAAGATGGAGAAGACACTGGCCGACACCAAGAGGAAGGCCGCAGAGGATGCCATCCAGGTCATCAACGAACAGGAGGACTCCAGCGAA TGCTGCTGGAACTGCGGGCGGAAGGCCAGCGAGACCTGCAGCGGCTGCAACGCGGCGCGCTACTGCGGCTCCTTCTGCCAGCACAAGGACTGGGAACGCCACCACGTCATCTGCAGCCCCAGCCTGCAGGCCCAGCCCAAGCCCCTGTCCGCCCTCAGCACGCGCATCCTGGCCAAGGCCCCCGAGAGCGCCCCGGCCCCCAGCCCCGGAGGCCTGGAGAAGTCCGCTTCCGGCACCTCCAGGGCCTccacaccctccacccccaccgccTCCACCCCGGAGGCCAACAGACACTAG